One window of Atribacteraceae bacterium genomic DNA carries:
- a CDS encoding MBL fold metallo-hydrolase, translating to MTAWHVIVIGAQNFLYDKELKILVDCGIGKDLVKTLLREIGAVGACWMTHAHTDHYGGLKYLLKSSPAVRIFAPPGEFPFLINPDLEPALLYGGYFPKALATRWLLGPSDLPVQELAFESYPHIDFVPLQGHSPALFGIAWDGMLFTSDALFGQEILVKYPLLYHYNPLQALETLKTLEKHYERFLPAHGSAGGRELLAGNRSCIERAFNACLEIAGEGTVTLDGLIQSAMERLAPAKTIETYFLSRSALAGYVSALEREKQLTLVLESGQVLVQIP from the coding sequence ATGACCGCCTGGCATGTTATCGTCATCGGCGCCCAAAATTTTCTCTACGACAAAGAGCTCAAAATCCTGGTGGATTGCGGAATTGGAAAAGATCTGGTGAAAACCCTGCTCCGGGAAATCGGAGCGGTAGGGGCCTGTTGGATGACCCATGCCCACACCGACCATTACGGCGGACTTAAATACCTTCTGAAATCGTCACCCGCCGTCCGGATCTTCGCCCCGCCCGGTGAGTTTCCTTTTCTGATCAATCCCGATCTCGAACCGGCTCTTCTCTATGGCGGATACTTTCCAAAAGCCCTGGCCACCCGTTGGCTGCTTGGACCATCCGACCTTCCAGTTCAGGAACTCGCCTTCGAGAGCTATCCCCATATCGATTTCGTCCCTCTCCAAGGCCACTCTCCAGCCCTTTTTGGCATCGCCTGGGATGGGATGCTGTTCACGTCCGATGCGCTATTCGGACAAGAAATACTGGTCAAATATCCTCTGCTTTACCACTACAACCCGCTTCAGGCCCTGGAAACCCTGAAGACCCTGGAAAAGCACTATGAACGGTTCCTTCCCGCCCATGGGAGTGCCGGGGGAAGGGAACTGCTCGCCGGAAACCGCTCCTGTATCGAACGGGCGTTCAACGCTTGCCTGGAAATCGCCGGAGAGGGCACCGTCACACTCGACGGATTGATCCAATCGGCTATGGAAAGACTCGCGCCGGCGAAAACCATCGAAACCTACTTTCTAAGTCGTTCGGCTCTGGCGGGGTATGTCAGTGCCCTGGAGCGGGAAAAACAGCTGACGCTTGTCCTGGAGTCCGGCCAGGTATTGGTTCAAATACCGTGA